From Lagenorhynchus albirostris chromosome 10, mLagAlb1.1, whole genome shotgun sequence, the proteins below share one genomic window:
- the LOC132526867 gene encoding LOW QUALITY PROTEIN: cytoskeleton-associated protein 2-like (The sequence of the model RefSeq protein was modified relative to this genomic sequence to represent the inferred CDS: deleted 1 base in 1 codon) has translation MSTPAVPQDLQLPPSQRAQSAFREQRRQKLKEHLLKRKTFFAYKQENQILSSDRDQRVRISEGQIQEETKVLELKAKMTDKENVGRPTGIKNSITMEKNCIPLKPCNELTNSTTAVDTPNFEDNNQTLPLLPIKDDPQSQHMTLSQAFHLKNNSKKKQMTTEKPKQDANMPKKPVLGSYRGQIVQSKINSFRKPLQVKDESSAATKKLSATVSKATKSQPVHASSVTVKSDRASHMTTATKFVSTTSQSSQLVRPSIRSHHSNNQNTMKQDISRTSASVTVRKGPREKELLQLNTVSSIIKTSSSQDIKRNKTLSRSMTSEMVARPASSSNTKLIEKSKSIDQRRHTMVKAAIDSRWTQPRETAEERKARLSEWKAGKGRVMKRPPSSVVTQPEPEAQNEKPVGSFWTTMAEEDEQRVFTEKVNKTFSECLNLINEGCPKEEVLVTLNDLIKNIPDAKKLVKYWICLARVEPLTSPIENIIAIYEKAILAGAQPIEEMRHAIVDILTMKSQEKVKFGENTEEACATKEQIQEATIDDTSVNLGSEKPEIENKHPRNVVFQGCEKEQDDKTKDPTSDVKTPNTETRAGCLIKYNVSTTPYLQSVKKKMQFDETNSAFKELKFLTPVRRSRRLQEKTSKLPDMLKDHFPCVSSLEQLTELGSETDAFVCRPNAALCRLYSETDTTEEK, from the exons ATGAGCACCCCAGCAGTGCCCCAGGACCTGCAGCTGCCCCCGAGTCAGAGGGCCCAGTCCGCGTTCAGAgagcaaagaagacaaaaactcaAGGAgcatctgttaaaaagaaaaact ttttttgcatACAAACAGGAAAATCAGATATTATCCAGTGATAGAGACCAGAGAGTGAGGATATCTGAAGGCCAGATCCAAGAAGAGACAAAAGTTCTGGAACTTAAGGCAAAAATGACTGATAAAGAGAATGTCGGTAGACCTACTGGGATCAAGAATAGTATAACAATGGAAAAAAACTGTATTCCTTTAAAACCTTGTAATGAATTAACCAATTCAACTACAGCAGTTGATACACCTAATTTTGAGGATAATAATCAAACTCTGCCATTGTTACCAATTAAAGATGACCCCCAAAGTCAACATATGACGTTAAGCCAAGCATTTCACcttaaaaacaacagtaaaaagaaacaaatgactacAGAAAAACCAAAGCAAGATGCGAACATGCCCAAGAAACCTGTGCTTGGATCTTATCGTGGCCAAATTGTTCAGTCTAAGATTAATTCCTTTAGAAAACCTCTACAAGTCAAAGATGAGAGTTCTGCAGCAACGAAGAAACTTTCAGCTACTGTCTCGAAAGCCACAAAGTCTCAGCCTGTACACGCCAGCAGTGTAACAGTGAAAAGTGATAGAGCCTCACATATGACGACTGCCACTAAATTTGTGAGCACTACATCTCAGAGCAGTCAACTTGTGCGACCTTCTATTAGAAGTCACCACAGTAATAACCAGAACACCATGAAACAAGACATCAGTAGGACGTCTGCCAGTGTTACAGTTAGGAAAGGGCCTCGAGAGAAAGAATTATTACAGTTAAATACGGTTTCATCTATTATCAAAACCAGTTCTTCTCaggacataaaaagaaataagacactATCAAGAAGCATGACATCTGAAATGGTAGCCAGGCCTGCTTCGTCTTCTAATACTAAACTGATAGAAAAGTCAAAAAGCATTGACCAGCGCAGACATACCATGGTGAAAGCAGCTATTGATAGTAGATGGACTCAGCCCAGAGAAACTGCGGAGGAGAGAAAGGCTCGTCTGAGTGAGTGGAAAGCTGGCAAAGGAAGAGTAATGAAAAGGCCTCCGAGCTCAGTGGTTACCCAGCCTGAGCCCGAAGcacaaaatgaaaagccagttGGATCCTTCTGGACTACCATGGCAGAAGAAGATGAACAGCGAGTGTTTACTGAAAAAGTGAACAAGACATTTTCTGAATGCCTAAACCTGATTAATGAGGGATGTCCAAAAGAAGAAGTATTGGTTACACTAAATGacctgattaaaaatattccagatgCCAAAAAACTTGTTAAATATTGGATATGCCTTGCACGTGTTGAACCACTTACGAGTCCTATTGAAAATATTATCGCAATCTATGAGAAGGCCATTCTGGCAGGAGCTCAGCCTATTGAAGAGATGCGACATGCAATTGTTGACATTCTTACAATGAAGAGTcaagaaaaagttaaatttggagaaaatactGAGGAGGCTTGTGCGACCAAGGAACAAATCCAAGAAGCCACCATTGACGACACAAGTGTTAATCTGGGGTCAGAAAAACcggaaatagaaaataagcatCCTAGAAATGTGGTATTTCAAGGTTGTGAAAAAGAGCAAGATGACAAAACAAAAGACCCAACCAGTGATGTTAAAACCCCCAATACAGAAACTAGGGCGGGTTGcttaattaaatataatgtgtCTACTACTCCATACTTGCAAAGTGTGAAAAAGAAGATGCAGTTTGATGAAACAAATTCTGCATTTAAAGAGCTCAAGTTTCTCACACCAGTTAGACGATCTCGACGTCTTCAAGAGAAGACTTCAAAATTGCCAGATATGTTAAAAGACCATTTTCCCTGTGTGTCTTCACTGGAGCAGTTAACAGAGTTGGGAAGTGAAACTGACGCTTTTGTGTGCCGCCCCAATGCAGCCCTGTGCCGCTTGTACTCGGAGACTGACACGACAGAAGAGAAGTGA